The region CCGCGACGCCTCGGACTCGATCGCGGCCAGGGCGTCGACAGCCACCTCGGGCCGGATGCGGGCCACCGCTCGACCGGCCTGCGCCTGCACCGCGATGGCCGAGACGTGGTGCGCCACCGTGTCGTGCAGCTCGCGTGCCAGTGCCACGCGCTCCTCGTTGCGGACCTCTCGCTGTCGGCGTTGCCAGAGGTCGGCGCGGTAGCGGAAGACCGCCGCGAGCGACACGACCATCAGCAGAAGTGCGCTCCCACCGAAGAGCTCGGCCCAGTCGGCCGACCCGGCCCGCATGCCCAGCGCGACGACGACGGCCACGAACGCCGTTCCCGTGACGATCTCCCGCCCCGAGCCCCACCGCACGAGGGAGTACAGGAGGACGAGGACGGCCGTCATGGAGTAGAGACCGACGTCGCCGACGGACCGGGTCAGCTGGATCACGGAGAGCAGACCGGCGACCCCCCAGCCCGTCAGGGCGGCGACAAGGGGTCGATCCCGTCGCCAGAGCAGGGCAGGCACCAGCACCAGGGCGAGTGCCGTCACGACGTACCGCCAGGTCAGGCCCGGGCGGGCGACCCCCTCCACCAGGACGGTGACCGCGAAAGCACCCACCAGCAGCCGGTCGTGACGACCAGCGGGTGGGACGCCACCGGGCCGCGGCTCGTCCCAGAGGGGGAGCCGGCGCTGGACGGTGACCACGGCTGCAGCCTAGGGACCCGCGGGGCCCTGCGTACCGGCCGAAAGTACAGGACGCGGACCGTGCCATCGGCCGGGTGGACAGCGGCCTCGGGAGGGATGTGGCCACCGCCGGGCTTCGGAGATCGTCGACGTGTCGAACCCCACCGCAGAGATGGAGCCCACCATGAGCACCCACCGCCCCACCCCAGTCACCCTCGAGGACCAGCGACTCCCCGTCAGGGCCAAGCTCGTCGCAGCGTGGACGAGCTTCGCGCTGCTGTACGCCTACGTGGACATCCTCGGCTTCTACACGCCCGGCACCGTCGAGGACATCCTCGACGGAAAGGTCCACACGTTCGACCTCTCGCAGGCCTTCTCGATCACCGCTCTGACCATCGTGTCGGTGCCGATCTTCATGATCGTGCTGACGGCGGTCCTGAAACCTCGGGCGAACCGCCTCACGAACCTCGGCGTGGCCGCGCTCTACGTCCCCATCACGGTCTTCAACGTGGCGGGCGGGTTCTACCTGTACTACTACGGTTTCGGCGTCGTGCTGGAGCTCGTCGTGCTCGCCCTCGTGCTGCGCTACGCGTGGGCCTGGCCCCGGTCCGTGCCGTCGGCAGCGTCGGCCACCGGACCGGATGCCGAGCGGGTCCGGGTCGAGCAGCAGGCGTGACCGCCGATGGACGGTCGGGATCGTGGTCCCCCACAGGGCACCGTCGGCAGGTTCGTGCCACGGTGGTCGGGCACGGCCGCCCCCTGGCGGTCGCCATCACCCGGCGAACCCCGCACCGCTGGGCCGAGCGCTTCATCCGCGAGCACGCCCTGGAGGACCGACACCACCATGACCGCCGTCGAGAACGACCTCATCTATCCGCCGCCGCTGCAGGTCGCGTCGTGGCGACGCGAGGTGCACTCCCTGTATGCCGCGGTGCGCGACGAGCCCGAACCCGCAGCCGCGCACGCCCTCTGGGTGCAGCGGCGGACCAAGCTGTTCGACACGCACCCCGCGTCACCCCGGCGGCCGGGGCAGCAGATGCGGCACGCGGCATACGACCCGGCCTTCCGGTTCACGGTCCCGGTGGTGCCGGCCGAGCTCGACCCGTGGGAGTTCACGTCGGGCACCAACGGTGTCGTGCCGTTCAGTGGGATCGGCACCGTGGCGCTCGGCGCCCTCGGCGAGGTGGCCGTGTGGTGGCTGGACTCCTACGGAGGCGGCGTGTTCCTGCCGCTGCGCGACGGGTCAGCCGGACGTGAGACGTACGGCGCCGGTCGCTACGTGCTCGACACGGTCAAGGGCAGCGACCTCGGTCGCAAGGACGAGAGCTGGGTGGTCGACCTGAACTTCGCGTACAACCCGTCCTGCGTCTACGACTACCGCTGGGTCTGCCCGCTGGCCCCGGTGACGAACCGCATCGACGCTCCCGCTGCGGTGGGTGAGCTCCTTCCAGAGGGCTACGACCTCGCCTAGGGTCGAGACGTGAACCAGTTGCTGCGGCAGGTGCTCCCCGTTCTCGGACTGGATGAGGAGCATGCGGCCGGGCACCTCGACCTCCCGGCCGGAAACGCCCTCCCGTCGGCTCTCCCGGTCAGCACGCTCGCCTGTGGCTCGGTCGCTGCGGCTGGCCTCGCCGGACTCGCTCTGCGCGGAGCTGGTGTCGAAGGTGCGGCCGAGGGCGGGCGCGTCCACGTGGATCCTCGACAGGTCGCCGTCGCCTTCCGCAGCGACCAGGTGCTGCGCGTCGATGGAGCTGCGATCGACGGGTTCGCCCCGTTGTCAGGGTTCTTCGCGGCCAGCGACGGATGGGTGCGCACGCACGCCAACTACCCGCACCACCGCGCTCGGCTGCTGAGGGCGCTCGACCTGCCCGAGACCGCCGGACGGCAGGACGTTGCGGCGGCCGTCGCCGGGCGCACAGCGCAATCCGTGGAGGATGCCGTCGTCGCCGACCACGGGATCGCCGTCCGGGTGCGGTCGGTCGGGGAGTGGATGGCCTCGGAGCACGCCCGTGCGGTGTCGACGCACGAGGTCCTGGCCGTGACCCGCGACGGCGACGCCGGCGCCATACCGGTCCCGGATCGTCCGCGGGTCCTGGACCTGACGCGCGTGATCGCCGGGCCGGTGGCCACTCGCACGCTGGCCTTCGTCGGGTGCGACGTGCTGCGCGTCGACAGCCCCCACCTGCCCGAGATCGAGCTCCAGCACCTCGACACCGGTGCGGGCAAGCGCTCGACGTTGATCGACCTGCACGAAACCCATGCGCGGCAACGGTTCCACGAGCTTCTCGACGCTGCCGACGTCCTGGTCACGGGATACCGCCCGGGCGCCCTCGAGGTGTTCGGTCTTCATTCCGACGAGCTGGCCCGCAGCCATCCGGGTCTTGTCGTCGCGTCGCTGTCGGCCTGGACGCCGTCAGGACCGTGGGGGGACCGTCGCGGGTTCGACAGCATCGTGCAGGCAGCCACCGGGATCGCGATGATCGAATCGGTCGACGGCCAGACCCCCGGGGCACTTCCGGCCCAGGCCCTGGACCACGCGACGGGATACCTGGTCGCTGCGGGAGTCCTTGCGGCACTGAGGAACCGGACGACCGAGGGAGGCACCTGGAGCGTCTCCGCCCACCTCGCCCGCACCGCCCACTGGCTGCTCCAGTCCGACGCGTTGGACGGACCGGCAGAGGCCGTCACCGACGTGGAGCCGTGGACCCTCGCTCGGGCGACTTCTCACGGGACCGTCACCCAGTCGCGGCCGGCGTTCCAGATCGCCGGCGGGCCGAGGGAGTTCGCCGATGTCGGGCACCGTTGGGGGACCGACACCGCCGAGTGGCTCTGAACGTGTGCCGCCCTCGAGGTATCCGACGCCGAGGTCGTCAGCGAACTTCAGGACGTCGGAGAGACTTGCTCGATCCGGCGGTTCCAGCTCACCTCGACGCCGAGGAGGACCACCACCCCGCCAGGGCGCCCGACACCGTGGCCTCAGGCAGACTGGCGTGGTGTCCCGTCCCCCCTTGCCGTCCAAGCCCTGCGCCCGGTGCGGTCGAACCATCACCTGGCGCAAGGTCTGGGCTCGCTACTGGGACTCGGTGCGCTGGTGCTCGGACAGCTGCCGCAAGCACGGCCTGAGCGACGTCGATCGAAAGCTCGAGGCGTCCCTGGGGTCGCTGCTGGACGGGCGGTCGGCCAGCTCGTCGGTGTGCCCGTCGGAGGCGGCCCGTGCTGTCGGTGCGGACGACTGGTCCGGCCTGATGGAGCCGGCACGGATGGCCGCCCGACGGCTGGTGGCAGCGGGGCGCGCCCAGATCACCCAGGGTGGACAGGTCGTCGACCCCAGCAAGTTCAAGGGCCCGCTCCGCGTGCGCCGACCGCGGTGAGCGCCGGCACCGACCGAGCGCGGCCGGGCAGCCGGCTACCCACCCCGTCCGTCGGCGAGGAGGTCGCCTGGGTGCAGCGGCACGTGGGCCACCTCGTGCTCGAACCGGAGGTGAGGGCCAGCCCCGGGTTCCGCGGTGGTCAGAGTGCTGCCGACGCCGCCCTCGCCGCCTTCGACGTGACCGGGTACGCGCGGGCCCGCAACGAGGTCCTGCCCCGACGCGCGCGAGGGGCGAGCAGGTTGAGCCCGTACGTCCGCCACGGCCTCATCGACCTCCCCACCCTGTGGGCGCACGTGGCCTCCGGGCCCGGGCGCGACCGGGACAAGTACCGCGACGAGCTGCTCTGGCAGGAGTACGCCCGACACCTGCACGCCCGACTCGGGGATGCCCTGCGCTCGCCGCTGCGCCACGAACCGCCCCGCCGCACCCCCGACGGGGAGTGGGGCTGGAACCGCGAGATGGCCTGTGTCGACCTGGCCGTCGGAGAGCTCGAGAGCGACGGCTGGCTGGTCAACCAGACCCGGATGTGGCTCGCCTCGCAGTGGTCCGTGCGGGCCGGCTTCGACTGGCGCGAGGGGGCCGAGCACTTCGAGCGACACCTGCTCGACGGGTCGGCGGCAGCCAACCTGTTGGGGTGGCAGTGGACCATCGGCACCGGCACCGGCAAGCCGTACGGCTTCAGCCGTTGGCAGGTGCGCAAGCGCGCGCCCGGCCTCTGCGAGGCCTGCCCGCTCAACGACCACTGCCCCATCGACGGATGGCCGAACTCGACCAGCGGCCCCGCGGTGACGAACCAGGATCCTCTGCTTCGCGCAGACCCCCGCGCACACGTCACTGCCGGGCCGGCGTCGGTCGAGGCGCTCGACAGCGGTGCCACGCCCGAGGCGGTGTGGCTGACATGGGAGTCCCTCGGAGACGGCGACCCGGCCCTCGTGGCCCACCCCGACCTTCCCGCGGTGCTCGTCCTCGACGAGAGGCTGCTCGGAGTCCGACGGCTCTCGGGCAAGCGTCTCGTCTTCGTCGCGGAGGCCCTCGCCGACCTCGCCACCCGCCGCGAAGTCGAGGTGCACCTCGGCGACCCGGCCACCGTCCTCGGCGGACGTCCCCTCGCCGCCACCGCGGCGCCGGTCCCCGGCTGGCGACGCCTTGCCTCACGTCTCGAGATCGAGCGTCACCCATGGCCCTGGCTCGTGCGTCCGGGTTCCGGCCCGGTCACGAGCTTCACCGCGTGGCGTCGCTCGAGTGGCGCCCCCACCACGGGTGCGAACCGCGGACGGTCGCCACGGCGTCGCTGATTCCCCATCCACGCGCTCCCGAACGCGGTCACCGACCTCAGACTGCTGAGCGGTCAGGGTGCGGGGATGCTCCGTGGGTCAAAGCCGAACGGCAGCTCGAGCCGGTGCGCGGACATGAGGGCGTCGTCCGTCAGCACGTCCCGGGTGGCGTCGTCGGCGACCACGACCCCGTCGGACAGGACGACCGACCGCGGGCACAGCTCGTAGGCGTAGGGCAGGTCGTGGGTCACCATGAGCACCGTGACGTCGAGCGACCGGATGATGTCGGCGAGCTCGCGACGCGACGCCGGGTCGAGGTTGGACGACGGCTCGTCCAGGACGAGCACCTCGGGCTCCATGGCCAGGACGGTGGCGACCGCGACCCGGCGTCGCTGGCCGAAGGACAGGTGGTGCGGGGGTCGGTCGATGAAGTCCACCATCCCGACCCGGTCGAGGGCGTCGACCACCCGACGCTCGAGCTCGACCCCACGCAGGCCGAGGTTGGCGGGCCCGAACTCCACGTCGGCCCGCACCGTGGGCATGAACAGCTGGTCGTCGGGGTCCTGGAAGACGACGCCGACCCTGCGGCGGATCTCCATGAGGTTGTCGCGGGTGACGGGAAGTCCCGACACCGACACCGATCCCGCTCCGGCAGTGAGGATCCCGTTGAGGTGCAGCACCAGAGTCGTCTTGCCGGCACCGTTCGGGCCGAGCAGCGCCACGCGCTCGCCCCGGTGCACGTGCAGGTTCACCCCGAACAACGCCTGGTGGCCGTCGGGGTAGGCGAAGGCGAGCCCTTGGACGTCGAGGACCGGTGTGCTCACAGCGCCACCGCCGCAGCCAGGGTGAGGACCGCGAGAGCCGGTATGGCGCCGGCGACGCGCCACTGCGCGGACGTCGCCGTCAGCGGGTGGGTGACCGGGAGCTGTCCCTGGTAGCCGCGGGACAGCATGGCGAGGTGCACGCGTTCGCCTCTCTCGTAGGACCTGATGAACAGGGCGCCGGCGGTGGAGGCCAGCGCCGGCCACGCCCGGAACGACCTGGCCCGGAAGCCACGTGACTCGCGCGCGATCCTCATGCGGGCCAGCTCCGCGGTGACGACCTCGAGGTAGCGAACCATGAATCCCATGATCTGCACGAGCAGGTTGGGCAGGCGCAGCTTCTCGAGGCCTGCGACGACGTGCCGCGGCTCGGTGGTCGTCGCGACGACGAGGGAGGCCATCACGCCGAGGGTTCCCTTGGCGAGCAGCGCCCACCCGGACACCAGTCCCTGCTCGGACAGCTCCAGCGGTCCCAGGGAGACCTTGGGCCCGGTCGCCACGAACGGCACGAGCAGCGCGAACACCACGAAGGGCGTCTCCACCAGCATCCGCTTGGCGAAGTAGGGGAACGGGACCCGGCTCGCCCGCTGGGCGACGAGGACGAGCAGGAGGTGGACGCCATACGCCCAGTAGGCCGTCCGCGGGGTGAGGACCACGGCCACGACGTAGGTGAGCAGCGTGACGAGCTTGACGTGCGAGGGCAGGCGGTGGACCAGCGAGTGCCCGTGGAAGTGCAGGTGATGGCCGTGGCCGGCGCCCACCTCAGTCGCCGTGCTGGTCGTGCTCGCGGCGCCGCAGCACCATGAACAGGCCCCCGGCGACGGCCCCGACGACGACCACTCCGACGACGCCGGCGATGCCCCCGGACAGTCGGGCGTCCTCGACGCCGCGCGTGGCGTACTCGGCGAACGGTGACCCGCTGCTGGCATGGTCGGTGGCGCTGCCGAGGAAGCCCTTCTCGCCGGCGACGAACTCCAGGCCGTCCGGGTGGCTCGAGGCGTAGAACGACACGACTCCCGCGAGGAGCAGCGAGACGAGCACCCCCAGGACGAGCAGCGTGCGCGTGGACACCCGCCGCCTGGCCTCGGGCTCCTGCTCGGCGCCCTTGCGGTCCTGCTGGGGGAGTCGGCGGGTCATGCCGTCACCGCCGTGCGGATCGTCAGCTCGCGTTGCGCCAGAAGCGGTTTCGCGCCGTACACGAGGTCCGGTCGGGTCAGCACGATGCTCGAGACCGCCAGGGCCGTGATGACCGCCTCACCGACCCCGATGACGACGTGCACCCCGACCATCGCCGACGCCACCGTCGAGAACGGCACGTCTGCGTTCCCGCCCAAGGCGAACAGGACCGAGAAGGTGAAGGCAGCGATCGGCACGGACAGGAAGGCGCCGACGGCAGCCGCGGGGACGACCATGGCCATGCGCTTGGGAAGGATCGCCTGGGCGAGCTTGAACACTCCCCACCCGACCCAGACGCCGACGACGCCCATGAGCGTGATGTTGGTGCCGAGGGCCGTGATGCCGCCGTCCGCCATGAGGATCGCCTGCACGATGAGCACGACGGTGATCGCCAGCGTCGCGGTGAAGGGACCCACGAGCACCGCGGCCAAGGCACCTCCGAGGAGGTGGCCGGAGGTTCCCGCGGCGATGGGGAAGTTGAGCATCTGGGTGGCGAAGACGAACAGCGCAACCAGTCCGGCGAGGGGCGCGGTGCGGTCGTCGAGCTCGCGGCGCGATCCGCGCAGGGCCACTCCGACCGCAGCCGCGGCGACCACCGCCGTCCCGACCGAGGTCGGCGCGTTGAGGAAGCCATCGGGGACGTGCACGGGTGCTCCTGCCTGCTCGGGTGCTGCGGCCGCTGCTGGGATAGGTTTGCCGCAGACCGATCATCACCCTATTGCAAAGAGTTCGCAATTAGCGATGGGGTCGCCCACCCGATCCGCCGACCGACACCCGTGAGGAGCACCGCGACCGTGAGCGCACGACTCAGCCCCGGCGACGCCGCCCCCGACTTCACGCTGCCCGACGACCAGGGCGGCGAGGTCTCTCTGTCCGGCCTGCGCGGACGCAAGGTCATCGTCTACTTCTACCCCGCCGCGATGACGCCCGGCTGCACCACGCAGGCATGCGACTTCAGCGACAACATCAACACCCTCAAGGGCGAGGGCTACGAGGTCCTCGGCATCTCTCCCGACAGCCCGACCAAGCTCGCGAAGTTCCGCGAGAAGGACGGGTTGTCGATCACCCTCCTGTCCGACGCGGACCGCGCCGTCATGGACGCGTATGGCGCGTTCGGCGAGAAGAGGCTCTACGGCAAGACCGTGGAGGGGGTCATCCGGAGCACCGTCGTCGTGGACGAGGACGGTGCCGTGTCGCACGCCTTCTACAACGTCAAGGCCACCGGCCACGTCGCCAAGCTGCGCCGCGACCTCGGCCTCGACTGAGCGCCATACCGCTGCCGCTCGCCTGCCCGCCCCTCCGGGGCGCCGCACCCGTTCACCCCAAGGAGCCACCGCCATGAGCGACACCCCCTCCAGCAAGTCCGTGGAGCAGATCGAGGCCGAGATCGCTGCGGCCCGTGACCGCCTCGCCGGCACCGTCGACGAGCTGCACACCCGGACCGCGCCGCAGGAGATCGCGCGACGCCAGGTCGCGACGGCCAAGGAGAAGTTCACCGAGGCCACCCGCACGCCCTCGGGCGAGCTGCGCACGGAGCGGGTCGCCGCGCTGGCGGCTGCTGCGGTCGCGCTGCTCGGCCTCGGGGCCGCGCGCCGGCGTCGTGGCTGAGGACTCCTCCACGCCGCTCGGGTCGGCGTCTCGGGCTCGTGCCGCGGACCGGCTGCCCATCCGGATGCTGCACGACCGCGTGCTCGTCTCGCTCGAGGGCGAGGGTGGCGAACGCCGTTCCGGCGGCGGCATCGTCATTCCTGCCACGGCCAGCGTCGGGCGACGCCTGGCCTGGGCGACCGTGGTCGCCACCGGCCAGAACGTGCGGCAGGTCGAGGTCGGGGACCGGGTGCTCTTCGACCCCGAGGAGCGTGCCGAGGTCGAGCTGCAGTCCAAGGACTACGTGCTGCTGCGCGAGAAGGACCTGCACGCGGTGGCCGCCGCCCGCGTCAGCGAGGACGGCCAGACCGGCCTCTACCTCTGAGGCTGGACCGGCAGACCGGCCTCGCGCCAGGCCCTGAACCCGCCGACCACGTCGGTCGACCGCGTCACGCCAAGGCGCAGCAGCGCGTCGGCCGCGAGCGACGAGGTGAATCCCTCCTGGCACAGGACGAGCGCCCGCGTGTCCCAGCCGGCCTGGGGGAGCCGGGCCTCGTGCCGCGGGTCGAACCTCCACTCGAGGACGTTGCGCTCGACGACCAGTGGGGCCAGGTGGGCAGCGACCTCGCCCTCGGCAGCGCGCTGGGCCGCCGGACGGATGTCGACAAGCAGGGCGCGTCCGTGGAGGACTTCCTGGTAGGCCGCGCGGACGCTGATGCGACGCAGGCGGCTGCGGGCATCGGCAAGCTGGTCGTCGATCCCCGCGTAGGTCGGTGCCTCCCAGCCCCGGGCGTGCGTGGTGGACGCGGGTGAGCTGAACAGCTGGGTCTCCCAGTGCCCGGCGGGCCGCGTCGACGTCGTGGCGTGCACCACAGCGGTGCGCGGGTTCTCGGTCGTGACGGTCACCACTGCTCACCGGCCTTCTCGACGCCGGTGGCGTGCAGGGCGCCGTCGAGCAGCGCGTACCGGGTCATCCCGCGCAGGGCAGGGGAGTAGACGTGCACCGACAGGGCCGGGGAGTCCCCGAGGTTGTGCACGTCGTGGACGTGGTGGCTTCCGAACGTGCGGCCCTCGCCGGCGGTGAGCAGGCGCTCGTGGACGGTGCGCTGCGACCACGAGTGCTCTGCCAGCGTGCCCTTGACGGTGAGGAAGGCGCCTTCGGACTCGAGGTGGTCGTGCCATCCGGTGGACGTGCCGACCGGCCAGCCGATCAGCCAGATCTCGAGGTGGTCGGTCGCGTCGAGCCGGTGCCAGGTGCGCTCGCGGGAGTCGAGGTCGACCAGCCGCTCGAGGTCCGGGTCGGTGGCGAAGAGAGCGGCGGTGCGCAGCAGCTGGCTACGGGTGAAGCGGTTGATGCCGGGGGTCCCGGCGGTCGTGATGGCGGTCATGGTCCTGCTCCTGAATGGTCTGTGGGGTCGTCTGTGGGATGGCGAGATGCGTGTGGTGGCAACGCATTCGACATACCGACCCCTGGGTCAGGAGGAGGTCGAGGTGGATTCGGCGGTATGCCGTGTGGCTGGTGGCCATGGAACGTCTCCGGTGGGTTCGGGCGACGCCACGAGAGGGCGTCGGGGCTGGTGCGGGCTGAGGTCAGGCGCAGCAGCAACACCGCATGACGCCGCAGCACATGGAAGCCATGTGCATGCGCATCACTGCGGTGGTCGAAGACATGCCTCCAGTGGAGCACGACTCGTCGAGAGCCGTCCACGAAGTCCGGGGCGTGTCTCGCGTTCCGGGACGAAGCAACGGTCGGCGCACGGCCGGACGGGGGGAGTGGTCGGCGGCTCGGCCACGCGCGAACGTGGCCGAGCCGGGACGTCAGTGCGAGCGGCCCCGGGACGGGGGGCGCCGCAGGTTGGCGCAGGCGAAGCAGGTGGTGGCGTGGGGGAGCGCCTCCAGCCGTTCCGCGCCGATGGGTTCGTTGCAGCTCTCACAGAGCGTGGGCAGTGGCTGGTCCGGCACGTGTTCGTCTCCTCGATGGACCCCAACCATCGCACGTCCCCAGCGGCCGGGACGCCACTGGTGTCCCGGCCGTGGTCCAGGGGGGAAGACGTCGCCCAACGCGGCAGGCCTCTTCGCGTCCCCTTGGTGCCCGGAGGCAGCACGTACGAGGGGCCGGTCACCTGGTGGTGACCGGCCCCTNGAACCCCGAACCCGCTGATTAAGAGTCAGCTGCTCTGCCAATTGAGCTAATGGCGCGCGAGGAGAGACATTAGCAGGACGATGCCGGGGACGTGAAATCGGCTCCCGGGTCGGTCAGGAGCGGCCGCGTCGACGCGATGCGGCGACCAGTGCGGTCCCTGCTGCCACCGCGAGGGCGCCGACGCCGACGGCCAGCCCCAGGCGCAACGTCTGGCCGCCGTCATCGGCGGAAGTCGTTGCCGTGGCTGGGCTTTCGCTCGTGCTCGAGGTGCTCGGGGATGCCGTCGTCGTGTTCGCCCCGGACGTCGTGGTCGGCTCCGGCACCGGCTCGGAGGAGGACGTCGCCGATGCCCCGGTGATGGTGAATGTCGTGGTGTCCGACACGGGGTGACCATCCTCACTGACCACGCGGAACGACACCGAGTACTTGCCATCGGGGAGCGAGTCCGCGAGCGGTTGGGTGACGGTCCTGCCGTCGACCTGAGGGCGCCCCTCACCGGCGTCACCGGACGGTCCGGTCACCGTGACGGTGGCGAAGCTCGCGCCGATCGGCTCGTTGAACTCCAGCGTCACCTGGCGCGGGGCCGTCGCCACCGTGCCGCCGTCGGCAGGGTTGATGGACTTCAGCGCCGCGTGGGCGTCCGCGGCGACGGCGCTGATGATCGAGGAAAGCACGCCGAGCAGCAGCCCCAGCACGGCCACCCACACGGTGATCCTGATGGTCCTGCGCTTGCCTTCGGATTCCATGAACACCCGACCATCCTGCCTGAGATGCCGGGGAGGTCAGGGATCGCCTGCTCAGAGCGGGGCCGGTACGGCGTCCTCGCGCACGAGCCCCTGCACGTGCCAGACGAGCCCGCCGTGCTGGTGGGCCAGGGTGAAGCCACGCCTGGCCACGGTGTCGATCATCTCCTGCGGCGGGTGCGTCCAGGAGCGGAAGGTCCGGCCCCGCAGCCGCAGCAGCGCGTTCTCGAACGTCGAGGCCGCGCGACTCATGGGGTTGCGGGGAGGGTGGCTGAACACCACCACCCGGCGGGCGTGGTCGGCGGCTGCGGCCAGCAGCCGTTCGTGGTCGGGATAGCAGCAGACGACACGGTGCAGCACGACGACGTCGGCCACCGGGACGTCCTCGGGGGACACGACGATGTCGATGAGGCGCCGCTCCATGCGCGACGAGAGGCCTGCCGCGTCCGAGAGCCGGCGGGCCGGCTCGTCGTAGGCAGGGACGAGCTCGAGGTTGATCGAGCACGCGGCGCCGGCACGGAGCAGCTCGAGCTGGATCTCACCGACCCCGCCGCCGATCTCGAGCACCGTCGCCCCTTCGATGCCCTGTCGGGTCAGGAAGGCGACGATCTCCCGCTCGGTGCGGCCCAGCCCGCGACGGCGGTAGCGGCGCTCGCGGTGACGGGCAAACCCGGACCCGAACACCGCGCGATACCCGCCTGGGTCGCAACAACCGGACACGGTCCCAGTGTGGACCCCCGGGGGTGGTGCTGACGAGCGACAGGGCGCCTCGGTCGAGGCGCCCTGTCGGTGGAGCGGTGGAGCGGTCGTCAGCGGCGCGGGACCGCTCCAGGGACCGGGGCGACGACCGGCGGCAGCGAGCGGGCCGAGGCGCCGCTGCGGAGCTGCTCCTCCGGGAAGGGCTCCTGGTCGATCTTCTCCGTGAAGGGCTGGACGTCACCGACGCACTTGGCGCCGGCGGCCGGCACCTTCACCCCGATGAGGTAGGAGTCGACCGCGTTCGTGACGCACGCGGACGTCCCGTAGGCGGTGTGTCCCCAGCTGTCGCTGCTGACGAGGCGGCTGTTCGGCAGCAGCGTCGACGCCTTCACGGCTCCGGCGTAGTTGGTCGCCGGGTCCCAGTAGTTGCCGACGACGAGCACCGGGTTGGCCGTCCGCTTGGTGAACGGGCCGCGGTAGGAGTCCTCGTCCGTGACCGTCCACGTGGACGACGCGCAGGGAGCCGACGCCCAGGACCACAGGGGTCCGAAGCCGGGAGCGGTGCGCTCGGCGCTCGCCGTGAAGTACGGCCACAGACGCGCCGAGCTCGGGTTGCGGCTGTCGGTGCACAGCACGGACTGGAACGCCTCGGGCGAGTTGTCGTACGGGAAGGCCCAGCCGGCGCGGGCACCGGCCTTGGCGAGCTGGGCCTTGGTGGCCTTGTCGCTGTCCTTCGCGGCCGCCAGGCGGGCCTGCATGGACAGAGCGGTGGCGCGGGTGCTCGCCTTGCGGGCCATCGGGTCCTCGAGCATCTGGGCGAAGCCGGTCAGGTCCCAGTCGACGAACATGGGGCCGTCCGGGTTGTAGAGGTCGCTCAGCAGGATCGACACCATGAAGGCGTAGTCGATGGTGAAGACCACCTCGCCCGTGTCCTCGTCCGTGAAGACGATCGGGTTGGCCTTGATCTTGCTGATGACCTCGGCGTAGGTCTGGCGGGGGTCGCCGAGCTGGGCCAGCATGCAGTAGTCGGG is a window of Pedococcus aerophilus DNA encoding:
- a CDS encoding CoA transferase is translated as MNQLLRQVLPVLGLDEEHAAGHLDLPAGNALPSALPVSTLACGSVAAAGLAGLALRGAGVEGAAEGGRVHVDPRQVAVAFRSDQVLRVDGAAIDGFAPLSGFFAASDGWVRTHANYPHHRARLLRALDLPETAGRQDVAAAVAGRTAQSVEDAVVADHGIAVRVRSVGEWMASEHARAVSTHEVLAVTRDGDAGAIPVPDRPRVLDLTRVIAGPVATRTLAFVGCDVLRVDSPHLPEIELQHLDTGAGKRSTLIDLHETHARQRFHELLDAADVLVTGYRPGALEVFGLHSDELARSHPGLVVASLSAWTPSGPWGDRRGFDSIVQAATGIAMIESVDGQTPGALPAQALDHATGYLVAAGVLAALRNRTTEGGTWSVSAHLARTAHWLLQSDALDGPAEAVTDVEPWTLARATSHGTVTQSRPAFQIAGGPREFADVGHRWGTDTAEWL
- a CDS encoding FAD-binding domain-containing protein is translated as MSAGTDRARPGSRLPTPSVGEEVAWVQRHVGHLVLEPEVRASPGFRGGQSAADAALAAFDVTGYARARNEVLPRRARGASRLSPYVRHGLIDLPTLWAHVASGPGRDRDKYRDELLWQEYARHLHARLGDALRSPLRHEPPRRTPDGEWGWNREMACVDLAVGELESDGWLVNQTRMWLASQWSVRAGFDWREGAEHFERHLLDGSAAANLLGWQWTIGTGTGKPYGFSRWQVRKRAPGLCEACPLNDHCPIDGWPNSTSGPAVTNQDPLLRADPRAHVTAGPASVEALDSGATPEAVWLTWESLGDGDPALVAHPDLPAVLVLDERLLGVRRLSGKRLVFVAEALADLATRREVEVHLGDPATVLGGRPLAATAAPVPGWRRLASRLEIERHPWPWLVRPGSGPVTSFTAWRRSSGAPTTGANRGRSPRRR
- a CDS encoding DUF6326 family protein, which gives rise to MSTHRPTPVTLEDQRLPVRAKLVAAWTSFALLYAYVDILGFYTPGTVEDILDGKVHTFDLSQAFSITALTIVSVPIFMIVLTAVLKPRANRLTNLGVAALYVPITVFNVAGGFYLYYYGFGVVLELVVLALVLRYAWAWPRSVPSAASATGPDAERVRVEQQA
- a CDS encoding ABC transporter ATP-binding protein, which translates into the protein MSTPVLDVQGLAFAYPDGHQALFGVNLHVHRGERVALLGPNGAGKTTLVLHLNGILTAGAGSVSVSGLPVTRDNLMEIRRRVGVVFQDPDDQLFMPTVRADVEFGPANLGLRGVELERRVVDALDRVGMVDFIDRPPHHLSFGQRRRVAVATVLAMEPEVLVLDEPSSNLDPASRRELADIIRSLDVTVLMVTHDLPYAYELCPRSVVLSDGVVVADDATRDVLTDDALMSAHRLELPFGFDPRSIPAP
- a CDS encoding DUF2256 and DUF3253 domain-containing protein — protein: MSRPPLPSKPCARCGRTITWRKVWARYWDSVRWCSDSCRKHGLSDVDRKLEASLGSLLDGRSASSSVCPSEAARAVGADDWSGLMEPARMAARRLVAAGRAQITQGGQVVDPSKFKGPLRVRRPR
- a CDS encoding DUF1684 domain-containing protein translates to MTAVENDLIYPPPLQVASWRREVHSLYAAVRDEPEPAAAHALWVQRRTKLFDTHPASPRRPGQQMRHAAYDPAFRFTVPVVPAELDPWEFTSGTNGVVPFSGIGTVALGALGEVAVWWLDSYGGGVFLPLRDGSAGRETYGAGRYVLDTVKGSDLGRKDESWVVDLNFAYNPSCVYDYRWVCPLAPVTNRIDAPAAVGELLPEGYDLA
- a CDS encoding sensor histidine kinase codes for the protein MVTVQRRLPLWDEPRPGGVPPAGRHDRLLVGAFAVTVLVEGVARPGLTWRYVVTALALVLVPALLWRRDRPLVAALTGWGVAGLLSVIQLTRSVGDVGLYSMTAVLVLLYSLVRWGSGREIVTGTAFVAVVVALGMRAGSADWAELFGGSALLLMVVSLAAVFRYRADLWQRRQREVRNEERVALARELHDTVAHHVSAIAVQAQAGRAVARIRPEVAVDALAAIESEASRTLAEMRSMVRLLREEEAVDFSPRRGVADLVALARTDATPTVEVLLDAALPLLPPPVDTALYRMAQESLTNAVRHARSVTRVGIHLCRDGDVVRLRVSDDGQNGAGAAPEPGFGLLGMTERAHLLGGSLSAGPGADGGWVVEAVLPVEVPA